In one window of Hevea brasiliensis isolate MT/VB/25A 57/8 chromosome 10, ASM3005281v1, whole genome shotgun sequence DNA:
- the LOC110670680 gene encoding exopolygalacturonase-like, whose amino-acid sequence MDSKTVFSKIYLLFLYVSIVQAQPTVFDITKFGAVADGKADTSQAILSAWKEACAATGSSKILIPAGTFLSGVVSVEGPCKGGIEIEVQGTLQAPPDLQGEGWFNFDHVDEFTISGKGTFDGQGESAWKANNCAKDPKCKPMPMNFRFNFIKKGLVRDVTSLNSKNFHVNVLGCEDFTFQSFIITAPETSINTDGIHIGRSKGVNIIDTKIGTGDDCISIGDGTQNLKVSKVTCGPGHGISIGSLGRYENEEPVSGITVTGCTLTNTMNGVRIKSWPAQFGGSASDIHFEDITMENVSNPILIDQNYCPYGQCNDKGPSKVKISGVSIKNIKGTSASALSVKLDCSSGFPCENVELADIDLAYSGAEGPAKSECTNVKPTITGKLNPAGCQ is encoded by the exons ATGGATAGCAAAACAGTTTTCTCAAAAATATATCTACTTTTCTTATATGTTTCTATTGTTCAAGCTCAACCTACTGTTTTTGATATAACAAAATTTGGGGCAGTAGCTGATGGCAAAGCAGATACAAGTCAG GCTATATTGAGTGCTTGGAAAGAGGCTTGCGCAGCAACAGGATCTAGCAAAATTTTGATTCCAGCAGGGACATTCTTGTCAGGTGTAGTGAGTGTCGAAGGTCCTTGCAAGGGAGGAATAGAGATTGAAGTTCAAGGAACGTTGCAGGCCCCACCAGACTTGCAAGGGGAAGGTTGGTTTAATTTTGATCATGTTGATGAATTCACTATATCTGGAAAAGGAACTTTTGATGGTCAAGGTGAAAGTGCATGGAAAGCAAATAATTGTGCCAAAGATCCAAAGTGCAAGCCAATGCCTATG aattttaggtttaatttcattaagaaAGGCCTAGTCCGTGATGTGACCTCTCTCAATAGCAAGAATTTTCACGTCAATGTCTTGGGATGCGAAGACTTTACATTCCAAAGCTTTATAATTACCGCACCTGAAACTAGCATTAACACAGATGGAATTCATATTGGACGATCAAAGGGGGTGAATATTATTGATACAAAAATAGGTACAGGTGATGATTGTATCTCTATTGGTGATGGAACCCAAAATCTAAAAGTTTCAAAAGTTACATGTGGACCTGGTCATGGCATCAGCATAGGAAGCCTGGGTAGGTATGAAAATGAAGAACCCGTTTCTGGAATCACCGTTACAGGTTGCACCCTTACCAATACAATGAATGGTGTCAGAATTAAATCTTGGCCTGCACAATTTGGTGGCAGTGCATCTGATATCCATTTTGAGGATATTACTATGGAAAATGTCTCGAATCCTATCCTTATAGATCAAAATTATTGCCCATATGGGCAATGCAATGATAAG GGGCCATCAAAAGTCAAGATTAGTGGCGTTAGCATTAAAAATATAAAGGGAACTTCTGCAAGTGCTCTTTCCGTTAAACTTGATTGTAGCAGTGGATTCCCATGCGAAAATGTGGAACTTGCTGACATCGACTTAGCATATAGTGGTGCTGAAGGACCAGCAAAATCAGAATGCACTAATGTTAAGCCAACAATTACAGGGAAGCTAAATCCAGCAGGCTGTCAATGA